Proteins from one Xenorhabdus griffiniae genomic window:
- the mutS gene encoding DNA mismatch repair protein MutS, translating to MKESPAKDIDSHTPMMQQYLRLKAQHPDIMLLYRMGDFYELFYDDAKKAAKLLDISLTKRGQSAGQPIPMAGVPYHAIENYLAKLVQLGESAAICEQVGDPATSKGPVERKVVRIVTPGTVTDEALLQERQDNLLAAIWHDNQGFGYATLDITSGRFRVSEMSDQDSIAAELQRTRPAELLYPETFEHMALIERCHGLRRRPMWEFELETAKQQLNLQFGTRDLIGFGVEKATLALRAAGCLLQYVKDTQRTTLPHIRSITMERQQETVIMDAATRRNLEITQNLSGGTENTLAAVLDQCVTPMGSRMLKRWLHAPTRNKDMLENRHQAISALQEIGYELQPFLRQVGDLERVLARLALRSARPRDLARMRHAFQQLPDIHQILTSSDAPYIQALQQRVGHFDELQTLLENAVVETPPVLVRDGGVIATGYNAELDEWRALADGASDYLDKLEIREREKLGIDTLKVGFNAVHGYYIQVSRGQSHLVPIHYVRRQTLKNAERYIIPELKEYEDKVLTSKGKALAIEKALYEELFDLLLPHLADLQTCAEALSELDVLANLAERAETLNYTRPILTDKVGIQITGGRHPVVEQVLSEPFISNPLTLSSQRRLLIITGPNMGGKSTYMRQTALMTLMAYIGSFVPAEKAVIGPVDRIFTRVGASDDLASGRSTFMVEMTETANILHNATEYSLVLMDEIGRGTSTYDGLSLAWACAENLANRIKAMTLFATHYFELTTLPEKLEGVVNIHLDAVEHGDTIAFMHSVQEGAASKSYGLAVASLAGVPRDVIKRARQKLKELESLSNSATAGHVDTPQLTLLTEETSPAIEALENLNPDSLTPRQALEWIYRLKDMV from the coding sequence ATGAAAGAATCTCCAGCAAAGGATATAGATAGCCATACTCCCATGATGCAACAGTATCTGCGTCTGAAAGCACAGCACCCCGATATTATGCTGCTGTATAGAATGGGAGATTTTTACGAGCTGTTTTATGACGATGCCAAAAAGGCGGCAAAGTTACTGGATATCTCTCTAACCAAACGCGGCCAATCGGCTGGTCAACCTATTCCGATGGCGGGTGTTCCTTATCACGCGATCGAAAACTATCTGGCAAAACTGGTACAACTCGGTGAATCTGCGGCGATCTGCGAACAAGTTGGTGATCCTGCAACCAGTAAAGGCCCTGTTGAACGCAAAGTTGTGCGTATTGTCACTCCTGGCACCGTCACTGATGAAGCTTTGCTACAAGAACGTCAGGATAATCTGCTCGCCGCTATCTGGCATGATAACCAGGGATTTGGTTATGCGACGCTGGATATCACTTCTGGCCGCTTCCGCGTTTCTGAAATGTCCGATCAAGATAGTATTGCCGCTGAATTGCAACGCACCCGTCCCGCGGAATTGCTTTATCCTGAAACCTTTGAGCATATGGCGTTGATTGAACGTTGTCATGGCTTGCGCCGACGCCCAATGTGGGAATTTGAGCTGGAGACAGCAAAACAACAACTTAATTTGCAATTTGGCACTCGTGACTTGATTGGCTTCGGAGTGGAAAAAGCGACGCTCGCCCTACGTGCAGCGGGCTGTTTGCTGCAATATGTCAAAGATACTCAGCGCACCACTTTACCCCATATTCGCAGCATAACGATGGAACGCCAGCAAGAAACGGTTATTATGGATGCCGCTACCCGTCGTAATCTGGAGATAACACAAAATTTATCCGGTGGCACTGAGAACACGCTGGCAGCGGTACTCGATCAATGTGTGACACCGATGGGCAGCCGAATGCTGAAACGCTGGCTCCATGCACCAACTCGCAATAAAGATATGCTGGAAAATCGCCATCAAGCCATTTCCGCATTACAAGAAATCGGTTATGAATTACAGCCATTTTTACGTCAGGTCGGTGACTTAGAGCGTGTGCTTGCCCGTCTTGCTCTCCGCTCTGCCCGCCCTCGTGATCTGGCCAGAATGCGCCATGCTTTCCAGCAATTGCCTGATATTCATCAGATCCTGACCTCCTCAGATGCCCCGTATATCCAAGCGCTACAACAGCGTGTGGGACATTTTGATGAATTACAAACTCTGCTAGAGAATGCAGTTGTCGAAACACCTCCTGTTCTGGTGCGTGACGGTGGCGTCATTGCCACGGGCTATAATGCAGAATTGGATGAATGGCGGGCACTGGCCGATGGCGCCAGTGATTATCTGGATAAACTGGAGATTCGCGAACGCGAAAAACTTGGTATTGACACCCTGAAAGTAGGCTTTAATGCGGTACATGGTTACTATATTCAGGTTAGTCGTGGACAAAGCCATTTAGTCCCTATCCATTACGTTCGTCGTCAAACGCTGAAAAATGCAGAACGCTATATCATTCCTGAATTAAAAGAATATGAAGACAAGGTGCTGACTTCCAAAGGCAAAGCACTTGCCATCGAAAAAGCCCTGTACGAAGAGTTGTTCGATCTGTTACTGCCTCATCTGGCCGATTTGCAAACCTGTGCCGAAGCGCTGTCAGAGCTGGATGTCCTGGCAAACCTCGCCGAGCGTGCTGAAACCCTAAATTACACCCGCCCGATACTAACCGATAAAGTTGGTATTCAGATCACTGGCGGCCGGCATCCGGTTGTCGAACAAGTATTAAGCGAGCCATTTATTTCTAACCCATTGACGCTCTCATCACAACGCCGTTTGCTGATTATTACAGGGCCAAATATGGGAGGGAAAAGTACCTATATGCGTCAGACGGCCTTGATGACGTTGATGGCTTATATTGGAAGCTTTGTTCCTGCCGAAAAAGCAGTTATTGGGCCGGTAGATCGCATCTTTACTCGTGTCGGTGCATCCGATGATCTGGCATCAGGACGCTCTACCTTTATGGTGGAAATGACCGAAACTGCCAATATCTTACATAACGCGACTGAATACAGTCTGGTTTTAATGGATGAGATCGGTCGTGGTACATCAACTTATGATGGTTTATCCCTGGCGTGGGCCTGTGCTGAAAATTTAGCTAACCGTATCAAAGCAATGACACTGTTTGCGACTCACTATTTCGAACTGACAACGCTGCCTGAAAAACTGGAAGGGGTTGTCAATATTCATCTTGATGCGGTCGAGCATGGCGACACCATTGCTTTCATGCACAGTGTACAAGAAGGGGCGGCAAGTAAGAGTTATGGATTAGCTGTTGCATCGCTGGCAGGTGTTCCACGCGATGTCATTAAACGTGCGCGCCAGAAATTGAAAGAGCTGGAATCACTCTCTAATAGTGCAACCGCAGGCCATGTCGATACACCACAGTTAACCCTGCTGACAGAAGAAACCTCTCCAGCAATTGAAGCATTGGAAAACCTCAATCCAGATAGCTTGACGCCACGTCAAGCATTGGAGTGGATTTATCGTCTGAAAGATATGGTTTAA
- the miaE gene encoding tRNA isopentenyl-2-thiomethyl-A-37 hydroxylase MiaE gives MKFDTNLLAPIYQFLQCATPDQWVEKARQPENLPILLRDHLLCELKAAQSAMFLIRKYAVAPESADALLAWFQPYEDFAYKKIGDIHSLKGKNQATKQITARAKSPYSQDLIDKMVLLIKEELHHFYQVLEIMDARGVNYDSISASRYAKSLFQHITNHEPYTLVDKLIIGAYIEARSCERFAKLAPHLDEDLGKFYISLLRSEARHYQDYLMLAQSIAKEDITERVNYFGQVEAELIQTPDHDFKFHSGVPII, from the coding sequence ATGAAGTTTGATACCAATTTGTTAGCACCCATTTATCAATTTTTACAGTGTGCGACTCCCGATCAATGGGTAGAAAAGGCGCGGCAGCCTGAGAATCTGCCAATTTTATTGCGCGATCATCTGCTATGTGAATTGAAAGCAGCACAAAGTGCTATGTTCTTAATTCGCAAATATGCTGTTGCTCCAGAGAGTGCTGATGCTCTGTTGGCTTGGTTTCAGCCCTATGAGGATTTTGCCTATAAAAAAATTGGCGATATCCATTCATTGAAAGGAAAAAATCAGGCCACCAAGCAAATTACCGCGCGGGCAAAATCACCTTATAGTCAAGATCTCATCGATAAGATGGTGTTATTGATTAAGGAAGAATTGCATCATTTTTATCAAGTATTAGAAATCATGGATGCCAGAGGGGTAAACTATGACAGTATCAGTGCTAGCCGCTATGCTAAATCCCTATTTCAGCATATTACCAATCATGAGCCTTATACGTTGGTCGATAAATTGATTATTGGTGCTTACATTGAAGCACGCTCATGCGAACGTTTCGCAAAATTGGCTCCTCACCTGGATGAAGATTTGGGTAAGTTTTATATTTCTCTGCTGCGTTCAGAAGCTCGCCATTACCAAGATTATTTGATGCTCGCTCAGTCAATAGCTAAAGAAGATATTACAGAAAGAGTGAATTATTTCGGCCAGGTGGAAGCAGAGCTTATTCAAACTCCCGATCATGATTTTAAATTTCATAGTGGTGTTCCGATTATCTAA